In a single window of the Piliocolobus tephrosceles isolate RC106 unplaced genomic scaffold, ASM277652v3 unscaffolded_17845, whole genome shotgun sequence genome:
- the LOC111521581 gene encoding clathrin light chain B, with the protein EANGPANGYAAIAQADRLTQEPESIRKWREEQRKRLQELDAASKVTEQEWREKAKKDLEEWNQRQSEQVEKNKINNR; encoded by the exons GAGGCCAACGGTCCTGCCAATGGCTACGCagccattgcccaggctgacagGCTGACCCAGGAGCCTGAGAGCATCCGCAAGTGGCGAGAGGAGCAGAGGAAACGGCTGCAAGAGCTGG ATGCTGCGTCTAAGGTAACAGAACAGGAATGGCGGGAGAAGGCCAAGAAAGACCTGGAGGAGTGGAACCAGCGCCAGAGTGAACAAGTAGAGAAGAACAAGATCAACAACCGGTGA